The genome window ATCACAGCccgacatgcacacacacaggctctATAACAACTCTCTACAAATAAGGTAACACTTatccttcaattcttttttttttttaacattttgatcaCTACAGTGggggtcttttatttatttttacacttatGCCATGAATTCATAGGGAATGGGTTCCAGCAACTCGGGCTCCTTTCCATTGGTTCTCACAAAGTGCGCTTCTCTGGGTGGAGCAGGCTGTCGCTTCAGCTGAACCCAGGTACCTTTCTCTttggcttccttctttttctggtCATTTTCCTTCACACGTTTCAGGAAGCTATCTCGGCTCTTAGAGTGCTTAATATGCTCAATACGTACATTAATTCTCTTGGCAAGAATCTTGCCCTTAACTTGTTTGTTCACAACAATGCCCACCGCATGCTGGGTGACATTGTAGACTCTTCCAGTTTTGCCATGGTAACATTTGTGGGGCATTCCTTTTTGAACAGTGCCCATTCCCTTAATGTCTACAATATCACCTTTCTTGTAGATTCGCATGTATGTGGCCAGAGGAACAACTCCATGTTTTCTGAAAGGCCTGGAAAACATGTACTGGgtgcctctcctctttccttttgtgtTAGTCATTTTGGCGAATTACTGGAAGATGGCGGATCTGGCCGAAAAGCCACCCTTCAATTCTTAATTCAAATATCACACCATCAATACGACCAAAACAGAACCCTAAAAGTAGGCATTGCCTCTAGAATAGGAACAAAGGGAAGTGTCTTGAGGATAATATTAATGAAAGCTAGATAATGCAAATGAAAGCTCTTCAAGGAGATTGTTGATGCAAGGCTTGTAGATAGTTAGGAAATTGATATTAGCTGGATGAAAGGGCACCCAGTGATGTACTGGTTATACATCAAAATGATTACTTCGGACAGTGTAGGAAATAGAAACGTATCAATAAAGCAATAAATGTGACTAAGGAGGTTTCCAGGCAAAATATCTGAAGTGCTAACTGGTTTCTTTTAGCTGTGTGTAATAAAATACTAGGACCAAAAAATGAACGAGAGACCAAACTATTAAGTTTTtcaaaagaatttagaaaaaaatataaagcagtcaGGACTTTCtagattcaaaaataaaactattttctcaTTTCCAGTCTCTCCCAGCAAATgatgttaaaagaaagaaatgggcaaagataAAATCCAGGAAGTGGTTTGTAAAATCCTGTGTTCAAAACTCAGAAAGATTTTAAATGCTCTTAAAAGAGCTCCGTCCTGCTTCAGCTCCAGAATGCTCTGGAACTGACCCCGCACGGTCTATGGGATCAGGCCCGAGTGGCTGCTTCAGCTCCAGAATGCTCTGGAACTGACCCCACACGGTCTATGGGATCAGGCCTGAGTGGCTGCTTCAGCTCCAGAACGCTCTGGAACTGACCCCGCACGGTCTATGGGATCAGGCCTGAGTGGCTGCTTCAGCTCCAGAACGCTCTGGAACTGACCCCGCACGGTCTATGGGATCAGGCCTGAGTGGCTGCTTCAGCTCCAGAACGCTCTGGAACTGACCCCGCACGGTCTATGGGATTAGGCCTGAGTGGCTGCTTCAGCTCCAGAATGCTCTGGAACTGACCCCGCACGGTCTATGGGATCAGGCCTGAGAGGCTGCTTCAGCTCCAGAACGCTCTGGAACTGACCCTGCACCGGTCTATGGGATCAGGCCTGAGTGGCTGCTTCAGCTCCAGAATGCTCTGGAACTGACCCCGCACGGTCTATGGGATCAGGCCTTGAGTGGCTGCTACCATCAGACCGGTCTCTCCCTCTGGGTGTCTCAGTTTATAGCAGAAGGGTTGGAAGTGTTGGGCAACAACTACCTATTGATGCTTCTTAGAGAATACTAAATAGGTCTTCAGGAAAGTTACTGTAATGAACAATCAAATTATTTGCCTGGAGGCCCAATCAGGTGTCTCCTAGAATAGTAAAGTTATGCTAATAAGACGATGAAATAGTAAAGACAGGTTCATGTAGACAGAAAACTGTGTGGGAGGTTGGCAATTTCCATTCTTTCAGTACTTgctctatataaaatatattaaaagagctTTCAAAGTAAGAATTAcacagaacaggccctggccggttggctcagtagtagagcattggtccagcatgtggaagtcctgggtttgattcccggccagggcacacaggagaagcacccatctgcttctccacctttcctcctctcctttctctctatctctctcttcacctcctgcagccaagtctccactggagcaaaaattggccccgggcactgaggatggctccaaggccttcgcctcaggcgttggaatggctctaattgcaatgaagcaatgccccagatggg of Saccopteryx bilineata isolate mSacBil1 chromosome 1, mSacBil1_pri_phased_curated, whole genome shotgun sequence contains these proteins:
- the LOC136320670 gene encoding large ribosomal subunit protein eL21-like, whose translation is MTNTKGKRRGTQYMFSRPFRKHGVVPLATYMRIYKKGDIVDIKGMGTVQKGMPHKCYHGKTGRVYNVTQHAVGIVVNKQVKGKILAKRINVRIEHIKHSKSRDSFLKRVKENDQKKKEAKEKGTWVQLKRQPAPPREAHFVRTNGKEPELLEPIPYEFMA